A genome region from Bacillaceae bacterium IKA-2 includes the following:
- a CDS encoding ABC transporter substrate-binding protein: protein MKGLRNFIFFSLIASLLAILTFGCSSNAEGDTVRIAEVTRSIFYAPQYVAISEGFFEEEDIVIDLTTTWGGDTTMTTLLANGADVALVGAETSIYVYAQGANDPPINFAALTQTDGTFLVSREKIENFNWEMLKGSQFLGQRKGGMPQMVGEHVLKKHGIDPHQDLDLIQNIDFGNIPSAFASGTSDYVQLFEPTATQFEIDGIGHIVASFGAESGLVPYTGYMAKQSYIDKNGDVLERFTKALYKAQQWVESSSTTEIARSIQPFFNDTPIEMIESVVDRYKSQGSYATSPKIQAEAWENLHIIMDQAGELPMSVDYNTLVNTEIAEKVSK, encoded by the coding sequence ATGAAAGGCTTACGCAACTTTATTTTTTTTAGTTTAATTGCTTCACTGCTAGCTATTTTAACTTTTGGATGTTCGTCAAATGCTGAAGGAGATACTGTCCGTATAGCAGAAGTAACTCGTTCCATTTTTTATGCACCGCAGTACGTTGCTATTTCTGAAGGTTTCTTTGAAGAAGAAGACATTGTCATTGATTTAACAACAACTTGGGGTGGCGATACAACGATGACGACACTGCTTGCTAATGGGGCAGATGTTGCTCTAGTCGGGGCTGAAACATCTATTTATGTATATGCTCAAGGAGCCAATGATCCGCCAATTAACTTTGCGGCACTTACCCAAACAGATGGAACATTCCTTGTTTCTCGTGAAAAAATTGAAAATTTCAATTGGGAAATGTTAAAAGGAAGTCAATTCCTTGGGCAACGCAAAGGTGGTATGCCACAAATGGTTGGTGAGCATGTTTTAAAGAAACATGGAATTGATCCACATCAAGACTTAGACTTAATACAAAATATTGATTTCGGAAACATTCCTAGCGCCTTTGCCTCTGGTACTAGTGACTACGTGCAATTATTTGAACCAACTGCCACTCAATTTGAAATAGATGGAATTGGCCATATCGTTGCTTCATTTGGCGCTGAATCAGGTTTGGTACCTTACACGGGCTATATGGCAAAACAAAGCTATATTGATAAGAATGGCGATGTCCTAGAGCGCTTTACAAAAGCGTTATACAAGGCACAACAATGGGTAGAGTCTAGTTCAACAACAGAAATTGCACGTTCAATTCAGCCATTCTTTAACGATACACCGATAGAAATGATTGAAAGTGTCGTAGATCGATACAAATCTCAAGGCTCCTATGCAACGTCGCCAAAAATTCAAGCCGAAGCCTGGGAAAATCTTCATATTATTATGGATCAAGCCGGTGAGCTCCCAATGTCAGTTGATTACAACACATTAGTTAATACTGAAATTGCCGAAAAAGTATCAAAGTAG
- a CDS encoding ABC transporter ATP-binding protein has translation MSIINIKNVDKTFFSQETATTALKDISLSIENGEFISLIGPSGCGKTTLLSLIAGLIQPTNGEITIEGQQILRPSPKTGYMLQQDYLFPWLTIEQNTTIGLKTMGKLTEQTRSDAQSLLDKMGLLDKRNDYPNQLSGGMRQRVALVRMLATEPSLLLLDEPFSSLDYQTRLRLEDLVSLTIKEQEKTAILVTHDIGEAIAMSDRIILLSARPGRVHKQFQVPRSIRLSVPFHARNQSEYNELFQQIWEELESLEEKLS, from the coding sequence GTGTCTATTATAAACATCAAAAATGTTGATAAAACATTTTTTTCCCAAGAAACTGCAACAACCGCCCTCAAAGATATTTCTCTCTCTATTGAAAATGGAGAATTCATTTCATTAATTGGCCCCAGTGGCTGTGGTAAAACAACATTACTTTCGTTAATAGCTGGCCTTATTCAACCGACAAATGGAGAGATTACCATTGAGGGGCAACAAATCTTACGTCCATCACCAAAGACAGGTTATATGCTTCAACAAGACTATTTATTCCCATGGTTAACCATTGAACAAAACACTACTATCGGTTTGAAAACAATGGGAAAGTTAACAGAACAAACAAGAAGTGATGCTCAATCTTTACTAGATAAAATGGGTCTCTTAGATAAAAGGAATGATTATCCAAATCAATTATCTGGGGGGATGCGCCAACGTGTAGCTCTTGTTCGTATGTTAGCAACTGAACCCTCATTACTGTTGCTTGACGAGCCCTTTTCCTCCTTAGATTATCAGACAAGGCTAAGATTAGAAGATCTTGTCTCATTAACAATTAAAGAGCAAGAGAAAACTGCTATCTTAGTAACACATGATATCGGTGAAGCAATTGCCATGTCGGATAGAATTATTTTATTATCAGCTCGACCTGGTAGAGTCCATAAACAGTTTCAAGTACCCAGGTCAATACGTTTATCGGTTCCGTTTCATGCCCGAAATCAAAGTGAGTATAATGAGCTCTTTCAACAAATATGGGAGGAGTTGGAGAGCCTTGAAGAGAAACTTAGCTAA
- a CDS encoding ABC transporter permease: MKRNLAKLHEQYKQKKQLEKIQIRISQLSILIFSFATWEIASRMRWIDPLLFSRPSRVWDLFLEKIQDGTLLTHASVTLFETIAGFILGTVIGTIFAAILWWSPFLSRVLDPYLVVLNSMPKIALGPILIVGLGPGYGSIIAMGALISVIITTIVVYNAFINVDENYLKVVHTFGATKSQSFKTVILPATIPTIISTLKVNVGLSWVGVIIGEFLVSKQGLGYMIIYGFQVFNFNLVILSLLVIAVLATLMYQGVEFLEKKLMRQLQ; the protein is encoded by the coding sequence TTGAAGAGAAACTTAGCTAAGCTTCATGAACAATATAAGCAAAAAAAACAACTCGAAAAAATCCAAATACGAATTAGCCAATTAAGCATCCTTATTTTTTCATTTGCAACATGGGAAATAGCATCACGAATGCGTTGGATTGACCCCCTACTATTCTCCAGGCCATCAAGGGTGTGGGATTTATTTTTAGAAAAAATTCAAGATGGTACTCTTTTAACTCACGCCTCAGTAACTTTATTTGAAACGATAGCAGGGTTCATATTAGGGACAGTGATTGGAACTATCTTTGCAGCGATCCTTTGGTGGTCACCGTTTTTATCTCGAGTACTGGACCCCTATCTTGTTGTCTTAAATTCGATGCCAAAAATTGCTTTAGGTCCAATTTTAATCGTTGGACTTGGACCAGGATATGGTTCTATCATTGCAATGGGTGCGTTGATTTCAGTAATCATCACAACAATCGTTGTCTATAACGCATTCATAAATGTTGATGAAAATTATTTAAAGGTTGTCCATACATTTGGGGCAACTAAATCACAATCTTTTAAAACCGTCATTTTACCTGCAACTATTCCAACAATCATTTCAACCTTAAAGGTAAATGTAGGACTGTCATGGGTTGGAGTTATTATTGGTGAATTCCTCGTTTCTAAACAAGGCTTAGGTTATATGATCATTTATGGTTTCCAGGTTTTTAACTTCAATCTTGTTATTTTAAGTCTTTTAGTCATTGCTGTATTAGCAACACTTATGTACCAAGGTGTCGAATTTCTCGAGAAAAAATTGATGAGACAACTTCAGTGA
- the ytkD gene encoding nucleoside triphosphatase YtkD → MGVLVITLNTETYKFVDYYHHTVEISFKKNPYSDNPRHVWIICKYHDMWLMTRHSDRGIEFPGGKVEEGETPEQAAFREVYEETGGRINTLSYIGQYKVMAADEVVVKNVYFAEINELDTKDHYFETKGPILMKELPNDIKTNRNFSFIMKDDVLLYSIERIKAQ, encoded by the coding sequence ATGGGAGTGTTAGTAATTACATTGAATACTGAAACATATAAATTTGTCGATTATTATCATCATACAGTAGAAATTTCTTTCAAGAAAAATCCTTATTCAGACAATCCAAGACACGTTTGGATTATCTGTAAATATCATGATATGTGGTTAATGACTCGTCACTCGGACCGAGGTATTGAATTTCCAGGTGGAAAAGTTGAAGAAGGTGAGACTCCAGAACAAGCAGCGTTTCGTGAGGTTTATGAAGAAACAGGTGGACGTATAAACACCCTTTCATATATTGGTCAATACAAAGTGATGGCTGCAGATGAAGTTGTTGTAAAAAATGTGTATTTTGCTGAGATTAACGAATTAGATACAAAAGATCATTATTTTGAAACTAAAGGTCCAATTTTGATGAAAGAACTGCCAAATGATATTAAAACAAACAGAAACTTTAGTTTTATTATGAAGGATGATGTTCTTTTATATAGCATTGAAAGAATAAAAGCTCAATAA
- a CDS encoding MFS transporter, with amino-acid sequence MEEKKTWELISLASIPLVMTLGNSMLIPVLPTIEKELQISSFQVSMIITVYSVVAIFLIPIAGYLSDQYGRKRIIIPSLVIAALGGLLAGWVSWQVEDPYQLIIMGRLLQGIGAAGAAPIVMPLVGDIFQNESDVSNGLGVIETSNTFGKVLSPILGAVLASIVWYMPFFAFPVFCLISILMMAFLVKSPAISTKPAKLDAFIRSIKYIFKNEGKWLYAVFAIGCICMFVLFGVLFYLSTMLEEQHNIVGIKKGIVLAIPLAALCLSAYITGKGIGQEKKRMKVVTAVGLVILTIANFSVAFSQDIYVLLTAMFASGLGIGLALPSLDALVTEGIEKQQRGTITSVYSSMRFVGVALGPPIFALLMKASHFTLFAVVTLVCIVAVIITMLFIKPSEDD; translated from the coding sequence ACTTATATCCCTTGCATCTATCCCTTTAGTAATGACGCTTGGGAATTCAATGCTAATACCTGTCCTTCCTACAATAGAAAAAGAATTACAAATAAGTTCATTTCAAGTAAGTATGATTATAACGGTTTATTCTGTAGTGGCAATTTTTCTAATTCCAATTGCCGGGTACTTATCAGATCAATATGGCAGGAAAAGAATTATTATTCCAAGTTTGGTCATTGCTGCTTTAGGAGGGTTACTAGCAGGATGGGTGTCTTGGCAAGTAGAAGATCCATACCAATTAATTATAATGGGTAGACTTCTTCAAGGTATAGGTGCTGCTGGTGCTGCTCCAATTGTAATGCCACTAGTGGGTGACATTTTCCAAAATGAAAGTGATGTCAGCAATGGTTTAGGGGTTATAGAAACTTCAAATACATTTGGAAAAGTGCTTAGCCCAATTTTAGGTGCGGTTCTGGCTTCTATTGTTTGGTATATGCCATTTTTTGCTTTTCCAGTTTTTTGCTTGATATCAATCTTAATGATGGCCTTTCTCGTTAAATCACCGGCCATATCAACAAAGCCAGCAAAGCTTGATGCTTTTATAAGATCAATTAAATATATATTTAAAAATGAGGGCAAGTGGCTTTATGCAGTTTTTGCGATTGGTTGTATATGTATGTTTGTTCTTTTCGGGGTGTTATTTTATTTATCGACAATGCTAGAAGAGCAACATAACATTGTTGGCATTAAGAAGGGGATTGTTCTTGCAATCCCTTTAGCTGCTCTTTGTTTATCGGCGTATATAACTGGAAAAGGGATTGGCCAAGAAAAAAAGCGAATGAAAGTAGTAACGGCAGTTGGGCTAGTTATTTTAACAATAGCAAATTTTTCTGTTGCTTTTTCACAAGATATCTACGTTTTATTAACAGCGATGTTTGCTTCAGGACTTGGAATCGGATTAGCGTTACCTAGTCTAGACGCTCTTGTCACTGAAGGAATAGAAAAACAACAACGTGGCACAATTACTTCCGTCTATAGTAGCATGCGCTTTGTAGGTGTAGCTTTGGGGCCGCCTATCTTTGCGTTACTAATGAAAGCCTCGCACTTTACCCTTTTTGCAGTTGTAACCTTAGTTTGTATAGTTGCTGTAATCATAACCATGTTATTTATTAAACCTTCAGAGGATGATTAG